In one Oryzias latipes chromosome 13, ASM223467v1 genomic region, the following are encoded:
- the fosb gene encoding protein fosB isoform X2, with protein sequence MQLLWKETRTISHGNNKTFYKGDLAHSLVTAGVSFSFGPCGEMYQGFPGDPDSGSRGSSSPSIESQYLSSVDSFGSPPTTSAPQECVSAGTGLSIVGSGPGTSAGGEMPGSFVPTVTAITTSQDLQWLVQPTLISSQASGQSSSTGTTTMTQPVSLVDPYDMPGPSFSSGSGYTPSSSEASGSAPGPMRQSRTRSRRAREESLTPEEEEKRRVRRERNKLAAAKCRNRRRELTDRLQSETDILEEEKAELEAEISELQKEKERLEFVLVAHQPNCKIPYQDQPQQSSMQLPPVQPQLPTPALQPPVSIVGLTVKEDSFYMPPAYPTHPAPTQPQPPGQQQQVQQPQPGLMQEVEFSSSFYGSSESAPGGPCLMASDSGGGVNHDDAAIGSYNASYTSSFVFTYPEGACGVSANQRNSSSEQSSDSLNSPSLLAL encoded by the exons ATGCAACTTCTTTGGAAAGAAACCAGGACGATCTCTCACGGGAATAACAAAACGTTTTACAAAG GTGATTTGGCGCACTCTCTGGTCACTGCAGGCGTCTCGTTCTCTTTCGGTCCCTGCGGGGAGATGTACCAAGGGTTCCCCGGTGACCCCGACAGTGGATCCCGTGGAAGCTCGTCTCCATCCATAGAGTCCCAATATCTGTCCTCAGTGGACTCCTTCGGGAGCCCGCCCACCACTAGTGCTCCACAG GAGTGTGTGTCAGCAGGCACTGGCTTGAGCATTGTGGGTAGTGGGCCAGGAACAAGCGCTGGAGGTGAGATGCCCGGATCATTCGTTCCCACTGTCACCGCCATCACCACCAGTCAGGACCTGCAGTGGTTGGTGCAACCAACCCTCATCTCCTCCCAGGCCTCTGGACAAAGTAGTTCCACCGGCACCACAACTATGACCCAGCCAGTATCACTGGTTGACCCCTATGATATGCCCGGACCCAGTTTTTCCTCTGGGTCTGGTTACACTCCTTCATCTTCAGAAGCTTCAGGGTCAGCACCTGGCCCAATGCGCCAATCCAGAACCCGCAGCCGCCGTGCCCGAGAAGAGTCT TTGACACCTGAAGAAGAGGAAAAGAGACGCGTTCGTCGAGAGAGAAACAAGCTGGCTGCTGCCAAATGCAGAAACCGTAGACGGGAGCTCACGGACAGACTGCAGTCG GAGACTGACATCCTGGAGGAAGAGAAAGCAGAATTGGAAGCGGAGATATCAGAGCTGCAAAAAGAGAAAGAGCGTCTGGAGTTTGTCCTCGTGGCCCACCAGCCGAATTGCAAGATTCCATACCAGGACCAGCCTCAGCAGAGTTCGATGCAGCTTCCCCCGGTGCAGCCCCAGCTACCTACCCCAGCCTTACAGCCACCTGTTTCCATTGTGGGCTTGACTGTGAAGGAAGACTCTTTCTATATGCCACCTGCCTACCCAACCCATCCGGCCCCCACACAGCCCCAGCCTCCAGGACAGCAGCAGCAAGTCCAGCAGCCACAACCAGGATTAATGCAGGAGGTAGAGTTTTCTAGTTCTTTCTATGGCTCAAGTGAGTCGGCACCTGGTGGGCCATGCCTTATGGCCAGTGACAGTGGTGGTGGTGTTAACCATGACGATGCGGCCATTGGCAGCTACAACGCCTCATACACATCTTCATTTGTGTTCACCTACCCAGAGGGAGCCTGCGGGGTCAGTGCCAACCAGCGGAACAGCAGTAGCGAGCAGTCATCTGATTCCTTGAACTCGCCCTCTCTGCTGGCGCTCTGA
- the LOC101156267 gene encoding calpain-8 → MNIMSVSASFGSMTSSNETRVGSLENPIKFRDQDYETLRELSLKSKKLFSDPTFPAEKKSIGMPEDPSPGKAITWKRPKEISPDAVFVEGTTGTTDICQGQLGDCWLLAALSALTIHPSLFVKVVPSNQSLGDPYAGIFRFRFWQYGEWVEVVVDDRLPVREGRLLFSYSNTRNEFWSALVEKAYAKLVGSYASLKGGNISEGMEDFTGGIARSVLVSSRTPQVLWRSLTAALSRGSLLSSFIQACNSREIGKVTADGLVKGHAYAITETHKVKKGSEEILLLRLRNPWGFIEYSGPWSDKGNEWNGLDASEKQKIELKIKEDGEFWISADDFSRIFNVVEVCSVSPDSLEEGDASASPGAWVISEHKGSWVPGFSAGGSRRYNKSFWKNPQFQLVLREQDQEDEEDSEEEDDDDEEDKMDEGSETMSTEEKKKVAKQKKKTKQCTVLVELLQKNGRQNDQINFMYIAFHIYKVPLEIQGSCLESSFFMSNRPVGRSGKYKAQRGVWRKLRLDPGNYIIIGSTYRPDKAGEFFVRIFSKIKNTLGTNDFSCTSSYLPVMASPVSPEDQMRIERTFNKKSGPDDRLNAKDIMKLFNSVLDKIYHLPLETVRQLIFGMDTKGRSTLSREQAETLMSDLRSLQSIFVQYDEDSSGTMSPFEFSMALEAVGMKCDSSVIQLLSERFVSGELHMAFHCFVSCITRLRKLFALYESETSDEVKNRGINSWLLQFLTV, encoded by the exons ATGAACATAATG TCGGTGAGCGCATCATTTGGCAGCATGACTTCCAGCAACGAGACACGTGTCGGGTCACTAGAGAACCCCATCAAGTTTCGGGACCAGGATTATGAAACTCTCCGGGAGCTGAGCCTCAAGTCCAAGAAGCTGTTTTCAGATCCAACATTCCCAGCTGAGAAGAAGTCCATCGGTATGCCTGAAGATCCCAGTCCGGGAAAGGCAATCACGTGGAAACGACCCAAG GAAATCAGTCCGGATGCTGTGTTTGTGGAGGGAACGACTGGGACCACTGACATCTGTCAGGGCCAACTGG GTGACTGTTGGCTCCTGGCAGCTTTATCGGCTCTGACCATCCACCCATCACTCTTTGTGAAGGTGGTGCCCTCCAACCAAAGCCTGGGTGATCCGTATGCAGGGATCTTTCGCTTtagg TTCTGGCAGTATGGTGAGTGGGTGGAGGTGGTTGTGGATGACAGGCTGCCAGTACGGGAAGGCCGTCTGCTCTTCAGCTACTCTAACACCCGCAATGAGTTCTGGAGCGCTCTGGTGGAGAAGGCCTATGCCAA GTTGGTGGGATCCTACGCCAGCCTGAAGGGGGGTAACATTTCAGAGGGCATGGAGGATTTCACAGGAGGCATTGCACGCTCTGTTTTGGTGTCATCTCGCACCCCTCAAGTGCTCTGGAGGTCTCTGACTGCTGCTCTGTCCAGAGGCAGCCTGCTCagctcattcatccag GCTTGCAACTCCCGTGAAATTGGGAAAGTAACAGCAGATGGGCTGGTGAAGGGCCATGCTTACGCCATCACTGAAACTCACAAG GTGAAGAAAGGTTCGGAGGAGATCTTACTGCTGAGGCTGAGGAACCCCTGGGGGTTTATTGAATACTCTGGACCCTGGAGTGATAA GGGTAATGAGTGGAATGGCCTTGATGCATCAGAGAAGCAAAAAATTGAGCTGAAAATCAAAGAAGATGGCGAGTTCTG GATCAGCGCTGATGACTTTAGCCGAATCTTCAATGTGGTGGAGGTCTGCAGCGTGAGTCCAGACTCTTTGGAAGAAGGGGACGCATCTGCCAGCCCAGGAGCTTGGGTCATTAGTGAGCACAAAGGATCCTGGGTACCTGGGTTCTCTGCTGGTGGAAGCCGCCGATACAACA AATCCTTCTGGAAGAACCCACAGTTCcagctggtgctcagagagcaggaccaggaagatgaggaggacagtgaggaggaggacgatgatgatgaagaagacaAAATGGACGAGGGCAGTGAGACAATGAGcacagaggagaagaagaaagttgcaaagcagaagaagaaaacaaagcagtGCACTGTTCTGGTGGAGCTTCTGCAGAAGAATGGCAGGCAGAATGATCAGATTAACTTCATGTACATTGCTTTCCACATCTACAAG gTTCCTCTTGAG ATACAAGGCAGTTGTTTGGAAAGCAGTTTCTTTATGAGTAACCGCCCAGTGGGTCGTTCTGGAAAATATAAGGCACAGAG AGGAGTGTGGAGAAAATTGCGCCTGGATCCCGGGAATTACATCATCATAGGATCCACTTACCGCCCGGACAAAGCTGGAGAGTTCTTCGTTCGCATTTTCTCCAAGATCAAAAACACTCTCGG gactAATGACTTTAGCTGCACCTCCAGCTACCTACCA GTAATGGCCAGTCCTGTTTCTCCAGAAGATCAGATGCGAATTGAGAGAACTTTCAATAAGAAATCTGGTCCT GATGACAGACTCAATGCCAAAGATATCATGAAGCTGTTCAACTCAG TTCTTGATAAAATATACCATCTACCACTGGAAACTGTCAGACAGCTAATCTTTGGAATGGAT ACTAAAGGCCGATCCACTCTCAGCCGCGAGCAGGCAGAAACTCTGATGTCTGATCTGCGCAGTCTGCAG tCCATCTTTGTTCAGTACGATGAGGACTCTTCTGGAACCATGAGCCCCTTCGAGTTCAGCATGGCTCTGGAAGCTGTTG GGATGAAGTGTGATTCCTCTGTGATACAGCTGCTGTCGGAGCGGTTCGTGTCTGGAGAGCTTCACATGGCCTTCCATTGCTTTGTGTCGTGTATCACCAGGCTTCGCAAGCTCTTTG cTCTGTATGAATCAGAGACAAGTGACGAGGTAAAAAACAGAGGGATCAATTCT TGGCTGCTTCAGTTTCTGACTGTGTGA
- the fosb gene encoding protein fosB isoform X4 — MQLLWKETRTISHGNNKTFYKGDLAHSLVTAGVSFSFGPCGEMYQGFPGDPDSGSRGSSSPSIESQYLSSVDSFGSPPTTSAPQECVSAGTGLSIVGSGPGTSAGGEMPGSFVPTVTAITTSQDLQWLVQPTLISSQASGQSSSTGTTTMTQPVSLVDPYDMPGPSFSSGSGYTPSSSEASGSAPGPMRQSRTRSRRAREESVSEDGDICVLLTPEEEEKRRVRRERNKLAAAKCRNRRRELTDRLQSETDILEEEKAELEAEISELQKEKERLEFVLVAHQPNCKIPYQDQPQQSSMQLPPVQPQLPTPALQPPVSIVGLTVKEDSFYMPPAYPTHPAPTQPQPPGQQQQVQQPQPGLMQESSIPESLENPSSPWNLE, encoded by the exons ATGCAACTTCTTTGGAAAGAAACCAGGACGATCTCTCACGGGAATAACAAAACGTTTTACAAAG GTGATTTGGCGCACTCTCTGGTCACTGCAGGCGTCTCGTTCTCTTTCGGTCCCTGCGGGGAGATGTACCAAGGGTTCCCCGGTGACCCCGACAGTGGATCCCGTGGAAGCTCGTCTCCATCCATAGAGTCCCAATATCTGTCCTCAGTGGACTCCTTCGGGAGCCCGCCCACCACTAGTGCTCCACAG GAGTGTGTGTCAGCAGGCACTGGCTTGAGCATTGTGGGTAGTGGGCCAGGAACAAGCGCTGGAGGTGAGATGCCCGGATCATTCGTTCCCACTGTCACCGCCATCACCACCAGTCAGGACCTGCAGTGGTTGGTGCAACCAACCCTCATCTCCTCCCAGGCCTCTGGACAAAGTAGTTCCACCGGCACCACAACTATGACCCAGCCAGTATCACTGGTTGACCCCTATGATATGCCCGGACCCAGTTTTTCCTCTGGGTCTGGTTACACTCCTTCATCTTCAGAAGCTTCAGGGTCAGCACCTGGCCCAATGCGCCAATCCAGAACCCGCAGCCGCCGTGCCCGAGAAGAGTCTGTGAGTGAAGATGGAGATATTTGTGTGTTA TTGACACCTGAAGAAGAGGAAAAGAGACGCGTTCGTCGAGAGAGAAACAAGCTGGCTGCTGCCAAATGCAGAAACCGTAGACGGGAGCTCACGGACAGACTGCAGTCG GAGACTGACATCCTGGAGGAAGAGAAAGCAGAATTGGAAGCGGAGATATCAGAGCTGCAAAAAGAGAAAGAGCGTCTGGAGTTTGTCCTCGTGGCCCACCAGCCGAATTGCAAGATTCCATACCAGGACCAGCCTCAGCAGAGTTCGATGCAGCTTCCCCCGGTGCAGCCCCAGCTACCTACCCCAGCCTTACAGCCACCTGTTTCCATTGTGGGCTTGACTGTGAAGGAAGACTCTTTCTATATGCCACCTGCCTACCCAACCCATCCGGCCCCCACACAGCCCCAGCCTCCAGGACAGCAGCAGCAAGTCCAGCAGCCACAACCAGGATTAATGCAGGAG TCTTCGATTCCCGAGAGCCTCGAGAACCCGTCCAGCCCTTGGAACCTTGAGTGA
- the fosb gene encoding protein fosB isoform X3 → MQLLWKETRTISHGNNKTFYKGDLAHSLVTAGVSFSFGPCGEMYQGFPGDPDSGSRGSSSPSIESQYLSSVDSFGSPPTTSAPQECVSAGTGLSIVGSGPGTSAGGEMPGSFVPTVTAITTSQDLQWLVQPTLISSQASGQSSSTGTTTMTQPVSLVDPYDMPGPSFSSGSGYTPSSSEASGSAPGPMRQSRTRSRRAREESVSEDGDICVLLTPEEEEKRRVRRERNKLAAAKCRNRRRELTDRLQSETDILEEEKAELEAEISELQKEKERLEFVLVAHQPNCKIPYQDQPQQSSMQLPPVQPQLPTPALQPPVSIVGLTVKEDSFYMPPAYPTHPAPTQPQPPGQQQQVQQPQPGLMQEREPAGSVPTSGTAVASSHLIP, encoded by the exons ATGCAACTTCTTTGGAAAGAAACCAGGACGATCTCTCACGGGAATAACAAAACGTTTTACAAAG GTGATTTGGCGCACTCTCTGGTCACTGCAGGCGTCTCGTTCTCTTTCGGTCCCTGCGGGGAGATGTACCAAGGGTTCCCCGGTGACCCCGACAGTGGATCCCGTGGAAGCTCGTCTCCATCCATAGAGTCCCAATATCTGTCCTCAGTGGACTCCTTCGGGAGCCCGCCCACCACTAGTGCTCCACAG GAGTGTGTGTCAGCAGGCACTGGCTTGAGCATTGTGGGTAGTGGGCCAGGAACAAGCGCTGGAGGTGAGATGCCCGGATCATTCGTTCCCACTGTCACCGCCATCACCACCAGTCAGGACCTGCAGTGGTTGGTGCAACCAACCCTCATCTCCTCCCAGGCCTCTGGACAAAGTAGTTCCACCGGCACCACAACTATGACCCAGCCAGTATCACTGGTTGACCCCTATGATATGCCCGGACCCAGTTTTTCCTCTGGGTCTGGTTACACTCCTTCATCTTCAGAAGCTTCAGGGTCAGCACCTGGCCCAATGCGCCAATCCAGAACCCGCAGCCGCCGTGCCCGAGAAGAGTCTGTGAGTGAAGATGGAGATATTTGTGTGTTA TTGACACCTGAAGAAGAGGAAAAGAGACGCGTTCGTCGAGAGAGAAACAAGCTGGCTGCTGCCAAATGCAGAAACCGTAGACGGGAGCTCACGGACAGACTGCAGTCG GAGACTGACATCCTGGAGGAAGAGAAAGCAGAATTGGAAGCGGAGATATCAGAGCTGCAAAAAGAGAAAGAGCGTCTGGAGTTTGTCCTCGTGGCCCACCAGCCGAATTGCAAGATTCCATACCAGGACCAGCCTCAGCAGAGTTCGATGCAGCTTCCCCCGGTGCAGCCCCAGCTACCTACCCCAGCCTTACAGCCACCTGTTTCCATTGTGGGCTTGACTGTGAAGGAAGACTCTTTCTATATGCCACCTGCCTACCCAACCCATCCGGCCCCCACACAGCCCCAGCCTCCAGGACAGCAGCAGCAAGTCCAGCAGCCACAACCAGGATTAATGCAGGAG AGGGAGCCTGCGGGGTCAGTGCCAACCAGCGGAACAGCAGTAGCGAGCAGTCATCTGATTCCTTGA
- the fosb gene encoding protein fosB isoform X1 yields MQLLWKETRTISHGNNKTFYKGDLAHSLVTAGVSFSFGPCGEMYQGFPGDPDSGSRGSSSPSIESQYLSSVDSFGSPPTTSAPQECVSAGTGLSIVGSGPGTSAGGEMPGSFVPTVTAITTSQDLQWLVQPTLISSQASGQSSSTGTTTMTQPVSLVDPYDMPGPSFSSGSGYTPSSSEASGSAPGPMRQSRTRSRRAREESVSEDGDICVLLTPEEEEKRRVRRERNKLAAAKCRNRRRELTDRLQSETDILEEEKAELEAEISELQKEKERLEFVLVAHQPNCKIPYQDQPQQSSMQLPPVQPQLPTPALQPPVSIVGLTVKEDSFYMPPAYPTHPAPTQPQPPGQQQQVQQPQPGLMQEVEFSSSFYGSSESAPGGPCLMASDSGGGVNHDDAAIGSYNASYTSSFVFTYPEGACGVSANQRNSSSEQSSDSLNSPSLLAL; encoded by the exons ATGCAACTTCTTTGGAAAGAAACCAGGACGATCTCTCACGGGAATAACAAAACGTTTTACAAAG GTGATTTGGCGCACTCTCTGGTCACTGCAGGCGTCTCGTTCTCTTTCGGTCCCTGCGGGGAGATGTACCAAGGGTTCCCCGGTGACCCCGACAGTGGATCCCGTGGAAGCTCGTCTCCATCCATAGAGTCCCAATATCTGTCCTCAGTGGACTCCTTCGGGAGCCCGCCCACCACTAGTGCTCCACAG GAGTGTGTGTCAGCAGGCACTGGCTTGAGCATTGTGGGTAGTGGGCCAGGAACAAGCGCTGGAGGTGAGATGCCCGGATCATTCGTTCCCACTGTCACCGCCATCACCACCAGTCAGGACCTGCAGTGGTTGGTGCAACCAACCCTCATCTCCTCCCAGGCCTCTGGACAAAGTAGTTCCACCGGCACCACAACTATGACCCAGCCAGTATCACTGGTTGACCCCTATGATATGCCCGGACCCAGTTTTTCCTCTGGGTCTGGTTACACTCCTTCATCTTCAGAAGCTTCAGGGTCAGCACCTGGCCCAATGCGCCAATCCAGAACCCGCAGCCGCCGTGCCCGAGAAGAGTCTGTGAGTGAAGATGGAGATATTTGTGTGTTA TTGACACCTGAAGAAGAGGAAAAGAGACGCGTTCGTCGAGAGAGAAACAAGCTGGCTGCTGCCAAATGCAGAAACCGTAGACGGGAGCTCACGGACAGACTGCAGTCG GAGACTGACATCCTGGAGGAAGAGAAAGCAGAATTGGAAGCGGAGATATCAGAGCTGCAAAAAGAGAAAGAGCGTCTGGAGTTTGTCCTCGTGGCCCACCAGCCGAATTGCAAGATTCCATACCAGGACCAGCCTCAGCAGAGTTCGATGCAGCTTCCCCCGGTGCAGCCCCAGCTACCTACCCCAGCCTTACAGCCACCTGTTTCCATTGTGGGCTTGACTGTGAAGGAAGACTCTTTCTATATGCCACCTGCCTACCCAACCCATCCGGCCCCCACACAGCCCCAGCCTCCAGGACAGCAGCAGCAAGTCCAGCAGCCACAACCAGGATTAATGCAGGAGGTAGAGTTTTCTAGTTCTTTCTATGGCTCAAGTGAGTCGGCACCTGGTGGGCCATGCCTTATGGCCAGTGACAGTGGTGGTGGTGTTAACCATGACGATGCGGCCATTGGCAGCTACAACGCCTCATACACATCTTCATTTGTGTTCACCTACCCAGAGGGAGCCTGCGGGGTCAGTGCCAACCAGCGGAACAGCAGTAGCGAGCAGTCATCTGATTCCTTGAACTCGCCCTCTCTGCTGGCGCTCTGA